The Streptomyces pactum genome contains a region encoding:
- a CDS encoding bifunctional succinyldiaminopimelate transaminase/glutamate-prephenate aminotransferase — protein MSAVSDRLPAFPWDKLEPYKKTAAAHPDGIVDLSVGTPVDPVPELIQKALIDAADSPGYPTVWGTPALRDAITGWVERRLGARDVTHRHVLPVVGSKELVAWLPTQLGLGPGDRVAFPRLAYPTYEVGARLARAEYEAYDDPTELDPTGLRLLWLNSPSNPTGKVLSKPDLTRIVSWARQHGVLVVSDECYLELGWEADPVSVLHPDVNGGSYDGLVAVHSLSKRSNLAGYRAAFLAGDPAVLGPLLEIRKHGGMMTPAPTQAAVVAALGDDEHVRVQRERYAARRTALRGALLGHGFRIEHSEASLYLWATRDESCWDTVARLAERGVLVAPGDFYGPAGGNFVRVALTATDERVRAAVERLTA, from the coding sequence GTGTCCGCAGTCTCCGACCGGCTTCCGGCCTTCCCCTGGGACAAGCTGGAGCCGTACAAGAAGACGGCCGCCGCGCATCCGGACGGCATCGTCGACCTCTCCGTCGGCACCCCGGTCGACCCGGTCCCCGAGCTGATCCAGAAGGCCCTGATCGACGCGGCGGACTCACCGGGCTACCCGACGGTCTGGGGCACCCCGGCACTGCGCGACGCGATCACCGGCTGGGTCGAGCGCCGCCTCGGCGCCCGGGACGTCACCCACCGCCACGTCCTGCCCGTCGTCGGCTCCAAGGAACTCGTCGCCTGGCTCCCGACCCAGCTCGGTCTCGGACCCGGCGACCGGGTCGCCTTCCCGCGGCTGGCCTACCCGACGTACGAGGTCGGTGCGCGCCTGGCCCGCGCGGAGTACGAGGCGTACGACGACCCGACCGAGCTGGACCCGACGGGCCTGCGGCTCCTGTGGCTCAACTCCCCGTCGAACCCGACCGGCAAGGTGCTGTCGAAGCCCGACCTGACCCGGATCGTGTCCTGGGCCCGCCAGCACGGCGTCCTCGTCGTCTCCGACGAGTGCTACCTGGAGCTGGGCTGGGAGGCCGACCCGGTCTCCGTCCTCCACCCGGACGTCAACGGCGGCTCGTACGACGGCCTGGTGGCCGTCCACTCGCTCTCCAAGCGCTCCAACCTCGCGGGCTACCGGGCGGCCTTCCTCGCGGGCGACCCGGCCGTCCTGGGACCCCTCCTGGAGATCCGCAAGCACGGCGGCATGATGACCCCGGCGCCGACCCAGGCGGCCGTGGTGGCGGCTCTGGGCGACGACGAGCACGTCCGCGTCCAGCGCGAGCGCTACGCGGCCCGCCGCACGGCCCTGCGCGGGGCGCTCCTCGGCCACGGCTTCCGCATCGAGCACAGCGAGGCCAGCCTCTACCTCTGGGCCACCCGCGACGAGTCCTGCTGGGACACGGTGGCCCGGTTGGCCGAACGCGGCGTCCTGGTGGCCCCCGGCGACTTCTACGGCCCGGCGGGCGGCAACTTCGTCCGCGTAGCCCTCACGGCCACGGACGAGCGCGTACGCGCGGCAGTGGAGCGGCTGACGGCCTGA
- the fdxA gene encoding ferredoxin codes for MTYVIAQPCVDVKDKACIEECPVDCIYEGQRSLYIHPDECVDCGACEPVCPVEAIFYEDDTPEEWKDYYKANVEFFDELGSPGGASKLGLIERDHPFVAALPPQNQ; via the coding sequence GTGACCTACGTCATCGCGCAGCCTTGTGTCGACGTGAAGGACAAGGCGTGCATCGAGGAGTGCCCGGTCGACTGCATCTACGAGGGCCAGCGGTCCTTGTACATCCACCCGGACGAATGCGTCGACTGTGGTGCCTGTGAGCCGGTCTGCCCGGTCGAGGCGATCTTCTACGAGGACGACACTCCGGAGGAGTGGAAGGACTACTACAAGGCGAACGTCGAGTTCTTCGACGAGCTCGGCTCGCCCGGCGGCGCCAGCAAGCTGGGGCTGATCGAGCGCGACCACCCGTTCGTCGCCGCGCTGCCGCCGCAGAACCAGTAG
- a CDS encoding GNAT family N-acetyltransferase has protein sequence MEISAAGRLEVRITAADVGKRVSVRRLSEPGVAGGNFTDTVGVLTSWNDGVLLITRKSGESVRIPESALVAGKVVPSAPARRRGPAASYEELARVASRAWCPVEGERLGEWELRAAAGFTRRANSVLPLGDPGLPLDEALTAVRRWYAERGLPAYVQTATGAEGTQELLSAELERRGWIREVTAEVWTGGLAPVADLAEGTGVALSREADEAWLARYQRKGVSDVALRVLNAGPSVWFATVPGAAAGAPAAIGRCVVDGRWASFAAVEVDPAQRRRGLATAVMAALARRALDEGASAAWLQVETDNAGARALYAGMGFTAHHAYHHYREPPNAGTDR, from the coding sequence GTGGAAATCTCTGCCGCAGGGCGTCTTGAGGTTCGTATCACCGCTGCTGACGTGGGCAAACGAGTCTCCGTCCGGCGCTTGAGCGAACCGGGTGTCGCGGGCGGGAACTTCACCGACACGGTCGGTGTTCTCACATCATGGAACGACGGTGTGTTGCTCATCACACGGAAGAGTGGCGAATCCGTCCGTATCCCCGAGTCCGCGTTGGTCGCGGGGAAGGTCGTGCCGTCGGCGCCCGCGCGTCGGCGCGGACCCGCCGCCTCCTACGAGGAGCTGGCGAGGGTTGCCTCGCGGGCCTGGTGCCCCGTGGAGGGCGAGCGGCTCGGTGAGTGGGAGCTGCGGGCGGCCGCCGGGTTCACCCGGCGGGCCAACTCCGTACTCCCGCTGGGCGATCCGGGGCTGCCGCTCGACGAGGCGCTGACCGCCGTACGGCGCTGGTACGCCGAACGGGGCCTGCCCGCGTACGTCCAGACCGCGACCGGGGCCGAGGGCACGCAGGAGCTGCTGTCCGCCGAGCTGGAGCGGCGGGGCTGGATCCGGGAGGTGACGGCCGAGGTGTGGACCGGCGGACTGGCGCCGGTCGCCGACCTGGCGGAGGGGACCGGTGTGGCCCTGTCCCGGGAGGCGGACGAGGCGTGGCTGGCGCGGTACCAGCGCAAGGGGGTGAGCGACGTGGCCCTGCGGGTGCTGAACGCCGGACCGTCGGTGTGGTTCGCGACGGTGCCCGGTGCGGCCGCGGGCGCCCCCGCGGCGATCGGGCGGTGTGTCGTGGACGGGCGGTGGGCCTCGTTCGCGGCCGTCGAGGTCGACCCCGCGCAGCGTCGCCGGGGACTCGCGACCGCGGTGATGGCCGCGCTGGCCCGGCGGGCACTCGACGAGGGCGCGTCCGCGGCGTGGCTCCAGGTCGAGACGGACAACGCGGGGGCGCGGGCGCTGTACGCCGGCATGGGCTTCACGGCACATCACGCGTACCACCACTACCGGGAGCCCCCGAACGCCGGAACGGACCGGTAA
- a CDS encoding transglutaminase-like domain-containing protein, translating to MRHPHPPSPERSAEVRRRFAEEARSERPDLATLCLLVGAEADGALDEAGLDAAQMELDRLAGLLPFRPGSPQAWAVALRDLLGERCGFHGVAADYQRLESSLLHEVLRRRRGLPIMLSVVWLEVARRAGAPVYGVALPGHFVVGFGPEFGPDESGSRLGPECGPEEGRVLADPFDGGRVLSGNDAELLVAGATGAGLRPSMLRPAAPLDVVSRILNNIRAWAAGRPEQSAVGLWAIELALLLPAHAARLRYERARVLVQRGEFAAGAGELEAYAEVVGAVDEAVAEQVRGEARVARSMLN from the coding sequence ATGCGCCATCCTCATCCCCCGTCGCCGGAACGCTCCGCCGAGGTGCGGCGGCGGTTCGCCGAAGAGGCGCGGTCCGAGCGGCCCGACCTGGCCACGCTCTGCCTGCTGGTGGGCGCGGAGGCGGACGGGGCCCTGGACGAGGCGGGCCTGGACGCCGCGCAGATGGAGCTCGACCGGCTGGCCGGGCTGCTGCCGTTCCGGCCGGGGTCGCCGCAGGCCTGGGCGGTGGCGCTGCGGGACCTGCTCGGCGAGCGGTGCGGGTTCCACGGGGTCGCCGCCGACTACCAGCGGCTGGAGTCGTCGTTGCTGCACGAGGTGCTGCGGCGCCGGCGCGGGCTGCCGATCATGCTGTCGGTGGTGTGGCTGGAGGTCGCCCGGCGGGCGGGGGCCCCGGTGTACGGGGTCGCGCTGCCGGGGCACTTCGTGGTCGGGTTCGGGCCGGAGTTCGGACCCGACGAGTCCGGATCGCGGCTCGGACCGGAGTGCGGGCCGGAGGAGGGACGGGTGCTCGCCGATCCGTTCGACGGTGGCCGGGTGCTCAGTGGGAACGACGCGGAGCTGCTGGTCGCCGGGGCGACGGGGGCGGGGCTGCGGCCGTCGATGCTGAGGCCCGCGGCGCCGTTGGACGTGGTGTCGCGGATCCTGAACAACATCCGGGCGTGGGCGGCGGGCCGTCCGGAGCAGTCGGCTGTCGGGCTGTGGGCGATCGAGCTGGCGTTGCTGTTGCCGGCGCACGCGGCGCGGCTGCGGTACGAGCGGGCGCGGGTGCTGGTGCAGCGGGGGGAGTTCGCGGCGGGCGCCGGGGAGCTGGAGGCGTACGCGGAGGTTGTGGGGGCGGTGGACGAGGCGGTCGCGGAGCAGGTGCGGGGGGAGGCGCGGGTGGCTCGGTCCATGCTCAACTGA
- a CDS encoding DUF6113 family protein, with product MSGRGEPTTSALAQPLRAPSLGRAALYLGLFVLGAVVGVAGALVQPGWFPGGLLLALAAEAGLCVGAGRAVGRRGGAVAPAAGWALAVVLLTSSRPEGDFLFAADSGSYLFLLGGIAVAVMCATLAPVRQPDGDAARLGK from the coding sequence GTGAGCGGGCGCGGCGAACCCACGACCTCCGCCCTGGCGCAGCCCCTGCGCGCGCCGTCCCTCGGGCGGGCCGCCCTCTACTTGGGGCTCTTCGTGCTCGGCGCGGTCGTCGGCGTGGCGGGAGCGCTGGTGCAGCCCGGGTGGTTCCCGGGCGGACTGCTGCTCGCGCTGGCCGCGGAGGCGGGACTCTGCGTCGGCGCGGGCCGGGCCGTGGGGCGCCGGGGCGGGGCCGTCGCGCCCGCCGCGGGCTGGGCGCTCGCCGTGGTCCTGCTCACCAGCAGCCGTCCCGAGGGCGATTTCCTCTTCGCCGCCGACAGCGGCTCCTACCTCTTCCTGCTCGGCGGGATCGCCGTCGCTGTGATGTGTGCCACCCTGGCGCCCGTGCGGCAACCGGACGGCGACGCCGCCCGACTTGGCAAGTGA
- the mshB gene encoding N-acetyl-1-D-myo-inositol-2-amino-2-deoxy-alpha-D-glucopyranoside deacetylase, translated as MTELPARRLLLVHAHPDDESINNGVTMARYAAEGAHVTLVTCTLGERGEVIPPELAHLTGAALGGHRRGELAAAMRALGVDDFRLLGGPGRFADSGMMGLPDNDDPGCLWQADVDRAAELLVEVIREVRPQVLVTYDPDGGYGHPDHIQAHRIAMRAVELAAEAGCPVAKVYWNRVPRTVAEDAFARLGEELPGLSFEKAAAIDHVPGVVDDERITAEIRGEGSTHAAKAAAMRAHATQITVDGPYFVLSNALAQPLFTTEYYELVRGEPAAAGGGRESDLFAGIETEEAS; from the coding sequence ATGACGGAACTCCCCGCCCGGCGTCTGCTGCTGGTGCACGCGCACCCGGACGACGAGTCGATCAACAACGGCGTCACCATGGCCAGGTACGCCGCCGAGGGCGCCCACGTGACGCTGGTGACCTGCACCCTCGGCGAGCGGGGCGAGGTCATCCCGCCCGAGCTCGCGCATCTGACCGGCGCCGCCCTGGGCGGGCACCGCAGGGGCGAGCTGGCGGCCGCGATGCGCGCGCTCGGCGTCGACGACTTCCGGCTGCTCGGCGGGCCGGGACGGTTCGCCGACTCGGGGATGATGGGACTGCCCGACAACGACGACCCCGGATGCCTCTGGCAGGCCGACGTCGACCGGGCCGCAGAGCTCCTCGTCGAGGTGATCCGCGAGGTGCGTCCCCAGGTGCTCGTCACCTACGACCCCGACGGCGGATACGGCCACCCCGACCACATCCAGGCCCACCGCATCGCCATGCGGGCGGTGGAGCTGGCCGCCGAGGCGGGGTGCCCGGTCGCCAAGGTCTACTGGAACCGGGTGCCGCGCACCGTCGCCGAGGACGCCTTCGCCAGGCTGGGCGAGGAGCTGCCGGGCCTGTCCTTCGAGAAGGCGGCCGCCATCGACCACGTACCGGGCGTCGTCGACGACGAGCGGATCACCGCCGAGATCCGCGGCGAGGGCTCCACGCACGCCGCCAAGGCCGCCGCCATGCGCGCGCACGCCACCCAGATCACCGTGGACGGGCCGTACTTCGTCCTCTCCAACGCACTGGCCCAGCCCCTCTTCACCACCGAGTACTACGAACTGGTGCGAGGCGAGCCGGCAGCGGCCGGGGGCGGGCGCGAGAGCGACCTCTTCGCCGGGATCGAGACCGAGGAGGCGTCGTGA